CTTCCGCATCGGCGCCCACGACCCGACCCGACCCGTCACCGTCGATGTGTCCATGTGAGGCCTTAGCGACTGTGTGCGTCGGCGCCGCTCAACGCCGGTGGGACACCGGTCCGGCGCCGACCAACTGCGGTTCGACATCGCGGGTGCAGAACGCGCAGGCGGCGGCGTCGACGGCGATCGTGGACTTGCAGTGCGGGCACGTCGCAGTAGGTGCCGGCTCCTGCGGAGTCGGCATCCAGGTCTCCAGCAGCTTGCTGAACGGCAGCACGATGAAGAAGTACAGCGCGCAGGCCACGACCACGAACGCGATCAGCGCGTTGATGAAATCGCCGTAGCGGAACACCGAGTGGTGCACGGTGAACCGCAGTGCGCTGAAGTCCGGCTGGCCGCCGATCGCCGCGATCAGCGGGGTCAGCAGGTCCTGCACCATCGATTTGACCATCGTTCCGAACGCAGCGCCGACCACCACTGCGACCGCAAGATCGACGAGGTTGCCACGTAACAAAAATCTCTTGAACCCGTGCATGTGCGTCTCATAACCGCGACGGCGGCCGCGAAACAAGCCCGCTAAATTCGGACGTCGCGCCCCACGATGATTGGACGTGGCGTCCGCCCAAGGGTGAGCTGTAGCTCACGGCTGGGCGGACGCCCGGGGCGCGAACGGAGCCGCCTTGGGGAGTCGAACCCCAGACCTACGCATTACGAGTGCGTCGCTCTAACCGACTGAGCTAAGGCGGCGCGGGGTGGGCCGGCCCTCCCCGACCCGCAGAGCCTACGACATGCCCTCCGGGCGTAGCGGAGCGGCGAGCCGGCCGAGTGATCAGCTCGACGCGGCCGCTGCCGCCCCGAGCCGCGAGATCGTGTTCGACATCTGCTCGGCGGTGATGAACGGGCAGAACGCGCCGAAGCGTTCGTCGAAGACGGCGCTCCAGTCGTAGGAGTGCGTGACCACGGTCTTCCCGTCACCGGTGCGCTCAAGCTCGAAGGTCCAGACGTGACCGCCCGGTGTGATATCGCCGAGCGCTGCGTCAAGGGCGGCCGAGGAGGTCTCCACGGCGGGCCGCCAGGCGATCCGGCGGCCCGGCTCGAAGGCAGTCACCTCGTTGCGGACCTGATAATTCCCGAGGCCATCCCGGTACATGTCCATGACGAAGGACTGTCCCGCCGCGGTGATCGGCCCGGCGGAGCAACTCGCGCACATCCCGGACCCGTCTATGTCGGGATGTCGGGAGGGCTCGGTCAACACCGCGAAGACCTGATCCGGCGCGACATCGAGCGTGCCGGTTACCACTTGTCGCTTCTCGTCAGCCATCCCGTTCCTCCGCGTTCACGGTCTCGACGTTCCGGGTGGTTCAGGCGCGTGTGCAGCAGGTTATGCCCCCACGAGCACCGGGCTGCGTGGTGTAACCCAGCGGGCTATCCACGCGCTGGACGGGGGTCGATGTTGTCGCCCGCCGGACCCCGAACGTAGCCGACGAATGCGACCGGAGAAATGACCACTACCTCTGCCCCGACCGGTGGCAGCAGTACCAGCAGTACGTCGCGAATTCCCGGCCGGTGGCCGGGGCGGTGGCCGCGCCTGACGATCCATCAGGTCGCGGCGCTGTTTCCGTGGTTGGCCGTGACCGCAGGGCTGATGTTGGTCAGCGCCATGTGGTGGAGCGATAACCCGACGGTTCCCGCGGGTGCCGGGGCGAGATGGATTGCCGCAGGGCGGTTGTTCGGGCTCTACGGGGCCGCGCTGACCAGTGCCGCGGTGCTGCTGCAGTCCCGGGTGCCGTGGCTGGACCGGGCCGTCGGCACCGACCGGCTCGCCCGACTGCACGCGCGGCTGGGCCGGATTGTGATCGGCGCGCTGTCCGCTCACGTCGGCTGCATCGTGACCGGTTACGCACGGCGCGCGCACGTGAGCCCGGTCAGCCAGATCCGCACCCTGTGGAGTGCGTACCCGCACGTGCTGATGGCCGGCTTCGGTTTCGCGATGCTGCTGCTGGTGGGTGCGACCAGCGCCGGCATCGTGCGGGCGAACCTGCCCTACGAGCTCTGGCACCTGCTGCACCTGGGCACCTACGTGGCAATCGGGCTGGCGTTCGCCCACACCCTGGTCGTGGGCGACGACTTCGTCGGGCACCCCGTCCATCGCCGGGCCTGGGAGGGTTGGTTTCTCGCGGTCGCAATCACCGTCGGCTGGTTCCGCTGGTTGCGCCCGTTGTTGCGGATGCTGGTGCACCGCACCGTCGTCGCCGGGACCGTCGCTGAGTCCCACGACGTCGTCTCGATTTCCGTTACCGGCCGACGCCTGCATCGCTTCGGCGGACAGCCCGGGCAGTTCGTGCGCGTGCGGTTCTGCACCCGCGGCCGGTGGTGGCAGTCCCACCCGTTCTCCCTGTCCGCCGTGCCCGACGGGCACCGGATCAGGATCAGCGTCAAGGGCGTCGGCGATCACACCCGCGGGTTGCGCGAGGTCCGGCCCGGCACCCGGGTGCTGCTGACCGGCCCCTACGGTGGCCTGATCGGTTCTCGACGCACGTGCCCCGACACCGTGCTGGTGGCCGGCGGAATCGGGATCACCCCGCTACGTGCGTTGTTCGAGACATTCACCGCCGCGTCGGGCCGGACCATGTTGATCTACCGGGTCAGAACCGAGCAGGACCTGGTGCTGCGCGACGAGCTCGATACGCTGGCCTGCCGCGCCGGTGCGTCGGTGCTCTACCTGATCGGTCCGCACCCGCGGGATCCGGCCGACGAACCACTGGCCGCGCTGGGTTCCCTGGTGCCGGACATCGCCCAACGGGACGTGTTCGTGTGCGGGCCGCCCGCGATGATGACCGCCGTCATCGCCACCGCGCGCCGGCTGGGCGTGCCCCGACGGAACATCCACGCCGAACGGTTCAGCCTGTGACCTGACGCAGCGTCAGAGAATGACGCCGGGGTTCAGGATGCCGTCCGGGTCGAAGGCCTGCTTGACTCGCCGGGTCAGCTCCATCACGTCGGGGCCGAGCTGGTCGACCAGCCATGCCCGCTTGAGTCGGCCCACGCCGTGCTCACCGGTGATGGTGCCGCCCAGGGCGATCGCCAGATCCATGATCTCGCCGAAGGCCTGATCGCCCGCGGCCAGCGAGGCCGGGTCGGTCGGGTCGACGATCAGCAGCGGGTGGGTGTTGCCGTCCCCGGCGTGGGCGATCAGTGCGATCTCCACGCCGCGCTCCGCACCGATCCGGTGTACCCCGTCCACCAACTCGGGCAGCCGCGGCAGCGGCACCCCGACGTCCTCCAGCAGCAGCTTCCCACGCAGTTCCGCCGCCGGGATCGCGCTGCGTCGGGCGTGCACGAACGCCGCACCCTCGGCCGGGTCGTCGGT
Above is a genomic segment from Sporichthyaceae bacterium containing:
- the mscL gene encoding large conductance mechanosensitive channel protein MscL — encoded protein: MHGFKRFLLRGNLVDLAVAVVVGAAFGTMVKSMVQDLLTPLIAAIGGQPDFSALRFTVHHSVFRYGDFINALIAFVVVACALYFFIVLPFSKLLETWMPTPQEPAPTATCPHCKSTIAVDAAACAFCTRDVEPQLVGAGPVSHRR
- a CDS encoding ferredoxin reductase family protein, whose product is MTAGLMLVSAMWWSDNPTVPAGAGARWIAAGRLFGLYGAALTSAAVLLQSRVPWLDRAVGTDRLARLHARLGRIVIGALSAHVGCIVTGYARRAHVSPVSQIRTLWSAYPHVLMAGFGFAMLLLVGATSAGIVRANLPYELWHLLHLGTYVAIGLAFAHTLVVGDDFVGHPVHRRAWEGWFLAVAITVGWFRWLRPLLRMLVHRTVVAGTVAESHDVVSISVTGRRLHRFGGQPGQFVRVRFCTRGRWWQSHPFSLSAVPDGHRIRISVKGVGDHTRGLREVRPGTRVLLTGPYGGLIGSRRTCPDTVLVAGGIGITPLRALFETFTAASGRTMLIYRVRTEQDLVLRDELDTLACRAGASVLYLIGPHPRDPADEPLAALGSLVPDIAQRDVFVCGPPAMMTAVIATARRLGVPRRNIHAERFSL